Below is a window of Mycolicibacterium chitae DNA.
GGCCATCTGGGTGCCTTTCTCGTCGAACGTTTCTCATCATGCTGGGCTACTCGGGCGGGAGCAGCGTGACGTGCAGGTCTATCGCGCCGTCCTCGGGGACCCCGCGCAGCATGTTGTCGAGTAGCCGCCCGGTGTCGAAGTTGGTCAGCGCCGAACCGATGGACCGGACGTTGGGCAGCAGCGTCTCGGCCAGCACCTTGATGTCCGGGGAACGGGTGTCCAGGAAGGACTGGATCCGGGTCAGATACGCCTGGAATCTTTCCAGGGCCTCCGGGGAGCCGGCCAGCACGAGGTTCATCGCGCCGGCGAAGATGCCCTGCACGTTCGGTCCCAGTTGGTCGAGGCTGGGGGCCAGATTGGCCAGGGCGGGGCCGACGAAGCCGGCGTTGCGCAGCAGCGTCTGCGCGTTGATCAGCAGTTCCTGGCCGCGGCCGTCCATGCTGCGTGCCTCGTTGCGCAGCAGGGTGGCGGCGCGGGCCAGGTTGGGCAGCACGGTCTCCGGATCACCCAGGGCGGTATCGGCCTCGGCGACGATGCGTTGGAGTTGCTCCGGATCGGACTGCTGCAGCAGGTGCCCCATGCTCACGGCCAGATCGGAGATCGTCGGCGGCGTGCTGATGGCCTCGGCGGCGATCCGGTCCCCGTCGGCGAGCATGGGGCCGGCGCCGCTGCGCGGGAACAGGCCGATGTAGGTCTCGCCGAGGGCGGACAGGTTGTCGACGCGCACCCCGCTGTCCACCGGCACCTGATGCGCGCCGTCGATGTAGAAGCGGATCGTGGCGGCCTCGACCGTCGGTTCGATCGCGGTCACCTTGCCCACCGGGATGCCGCGCAGCAGCACGTTGGAACCGACCACCAGGCCGTTGATGTTGTCGATGTCCATCGCCAGCGTGGTGCGCTGCTCGGGTGGAGACAGGCGCACGCCCAACGCGCCGAGATAGCCCAGCGCGAACACCACGATGGCGGCCAACGCGGTCAGGGTCAGCAGGTTGCGCAGTTTCATGGGGTGGCCCCCAGGATCCTGAGCACGTCGTGCACATCGCCGGACAACTCCCGGCCGTCCGGGCCGCGGATCGAGGTGATGTTGATCGCCGGGTACTTGTCCTGCGGCAGGAAGTATCCGGTGAACAGCTTGCGCCACCGCGGGATCTCTTCTTCCACCGCCCATTTGGTGCCCTGCACCGCGCCCATCGCGTCGCCGACGGTGGTGAGCATCGGGACCAGCCAGAAGCCGCCGCTGTAGACGCTGCCGATCGACGGGATCATCACGCTGAGCCGGGAGGTCACCTGGGTGGCCCGGTCGAAGCCGAGCATGCCCGCCGGGGAGAACCAGTGCTCGAACGCGCCGCGCTTGCTGCTCAATATCGCCGCGGTGTCGGACAATCCGGCCAACACCAGCTCGGCGGAGTCGAGGTTGGCGGCCAACTCACCCAGGTTGGTGCTGACCTGCGCGGCGATCCGGCTCAGTTCGACGTCGCTGGTGTCGGCGACCCGGTTCAGCCCGATCATGGTGTTCTGGGCGCGCTGGATCGAACCGCTGGCCACGAAGTTGGCCAGGCTGGCGATGGTGTCCTCGATCTGCGGGGGCGAGGTGGTGCGCGCAAGCGGAACGGTGTCGCCGGGCCGTAGCGGGGGTGCGGCCGGATCGGCCTCGGGGTCGCGTTGCAGGGCGACGAAGATGTCGCCGAGCACGGTCGGTTGCTGCAGGATCCCGTGGATGTCCGACGGGATGACCACCCCGGAATCGATCCGCGAGGTCACGTCGACCCGGCCGTCGACCAGGTCGACGTCGGTGACCACGCCGACGCTGACGCCGTCCATCACCACGCGGGCGCGGTCGGGCAGGTTGAGCACGCTGTCGAACTCCAGCACCACGTCGTAGCCGTGGCGGTCGCCGTTGTCTTGGGGCAGCGAGTCCGGGGACAGCGACGCGCACGACGACAGGATCGCCGCCGTGGTTACCACGCCAGCGAGGACGCCGCGGCGCCGCAGTATCTTCCGCATCATCGGCTCGCCTCCGTCAGGGCGTACTGCAGCAGCGCCACGTCCACCGCGTACGGGGTCCCCGCGATGTCGGCGCAACTGCCCGGCACCCGCGAGTTCATGATGCCGCACAGCAGTAGCCCGTCCTGGGTTCGGATCCGGAACATCGGCGGGCGCCACTTGAGTTGCAGGCCTTGGTCGTTGAAGCGATCCGAGACCGTGGTGATCCAGCCCGGGACGGGGTTGAGGAGATCTGACAGCGCCGTGGCGTGCGGACTGGCCTTGCGCAGCGGCACCGAGACGGTGTCGAGCACCCGCTGGGTCTGCTCGCCGAGTTCGCGTTCCAACTCGGCGAGCATGGTGACCATCAGCGGCAGGGTCTGCGTCATCCGCATCACCCCGTCGGTGGCGACCACCAGGTCGCCGGTGGTCGCCTCGGCGTCCAGCAGCACCTGCTTCAGCGTGCCGCGCACCGAGCTCAGTTCGCCGGTCAGGTGGGCCAGGTTCGTGACGATGGAGCCGGTGTCGCTGATCGCCCGGTCGGGGCTGTCGAGCAGGCTCGAGAGCCGCGCCAGGAACTCGCCGGTGCGCGTGCCCTGCTGGTGCAGCGCCTGCTCGAGGCCGCGCACGGTGTCGGCGACGTTGGTGGACCCGTCGGGGCTGATCGCCTCGGCGAAGGTGGCGATCGAGCCGACGAGTTCGGACAGGCTCTTCGGGGTGGCGGTGCGGTCGGGCGGGATGCATTGCCCGGCCACCAGTTCGGGTCCGTCGCGGTAGTTGCCCACCAACTCCAGGGACCGGTCGGCCAGGATCGACATCGACCGGATGACGGCCTTGACGTCGGCGGGGATCGGCCGCGGCGCGCTGAGGGTGAAGCTGACCCGGACGTCCTCGAAGTCGGGCTCCACGGCGGTCACGGTACCGATCCGGTAACCCATCTGGGTGACCGGATTACCGGCGTAGAGGCCGATCCCGTCGGCCATGATCGCGCAGTAGCTCTCGGCGGTCGCCGTGCGCGAACCGCAGGAGGTCAGCGCGGCGACCGCGATCAGCGCCACGGCGCCGGCCAGGACACGTTGCACCGCGGCGCCCATCAGCAGGCCTTCCCCGGGATCGGGATGCACAGATCGGTGGCCAGCAGGTCCGGTCGGGCGTTCTGCGCGTCCAGCACCCGGTCCAGCTTGTCGCGGACCCGGCGCAGCCCGCGCACCACCAGTCCGCTGCGGTCGGCCCAGGTCTGCACGATCTCCTGCCAGTTGCGGACCTTCTCGATGAACTTGTCGCGGTGCTCGGCGAAGAACTGCCCGATCGGGTTGAGGGCGTCGAGCACGTCGCCCATGCCCGCGAGCGCCTGACCGAAGCCGTCGGAGTACAGCACCAGCGTCTGCTCGATGATCGAGACCTTGCGGATCAGTTCCTTCAGTTCGTCGGTGTAGTTGCTCAACGAGTGGATGTATTCGTCGGACAGGTTCAGGATCGACGAGATCTGGCCGCGCTGCTGGTCGATGGCGGCGGTCAGGCTGTTGCCGGCATCCATGATGGCCGCCAGCGTCTCCACGTTGCCCTCGCCGGACAGGCCGCGCTGCACGTTGTCCAGCGCATCGCGCACGGTGCCGGCCGCGACGTCGTCGGCGACCCGGGTGGCGTCGGTGACGGTGCGGACCAGGTTGTAGGGCATGGAGACGCGTTCCAGCGGAATCACGTTGTCGCCCAGCGGTTCATCGCCGAGGGAGACGATCGCGGTGTAGTAGCCGCCGACCACGGTGCGCATCCGGACCTGGATCTGGGACTGGTCGCCGACGAAGGCGTCCTTGTCGACGGTGGCGCGCACTCGGACCCGTTCGGGCTCGATCGTCAGGTCCTTGATCTTGCCGACGTTGACCCCGGCGATCCGGACGGCGTCCCCGGGGCGCACGGCCGCGGCGTCGTCGGTGTGGAACACCACCGTCTGCCGGCCGGGCGGGTTGACGTACATGACGACGGCGCCCACCGCCACCACGGCCACCATGATCAGCGCGACGATCCCCAGCAGCAGCGGGCTGCCCAGTCTTCTCCTCAGGGGTTGCACAGCACCACCCGCTGTCCGTTGAGCAGCACGTCCATGGTGGCCGGCAACTGGGCGGGCCCGCGCGAACACGGCACGATCTCGCCGGTCTGGCTGGGCGGGCCGATGTTCTCCCACACCACCGGCACCATCTTGAAGCCGTCGATCGCGTCGTTGAAATTGGTCAGCGCGCGGTCGAGCGCGTCGCTGACGTCCTCCCCGCGCTGGAAGCCCATGTTGTGTAGGAGACGGGACACCGCGCTGGTGAACTGCGGCCCGTAGAGGTCGGACTTGCGGAACTCGTCGAGCACGTCCAGCGCCGCGGTGACCGGCCGGTTGGCCCAATCCAGCAGCTGAATCAGCTCTTTCGAGTGCCCGCCCACCGAGTCCGACAGGGCGCTGAGGTTGTGCAGCAGGGTGGAGATCACCGACTGCCGGTCGGTGACGAACTCGGTGAGCTGCCGGATGCTGCCGAGCATGGGACCCACCCCCTGGCCGTCGCCGGCCAGGAATGCGGTGACGTTGTCGGTGAAGGTGTTGATTTGCTCGGGGCTCAACGTGGCCAGCACCGGTTGCAGCCCGTTGAACAGCGTGGTGATGTCCAGCGACGGCCGGGTCATGGTGGTCGGGATGGACGTCACGATCTCGGGATGGCTGTCGCCGGCGGGGATCTCGGCGGGGTCGATGACCTCGAGATAGCGCAGCCCGGTCAGGGCCTGGAACTTGATCGCCAGCCGGGAGGCGGG
It encodes the following:
- a CDS encoding MlaD family protein, which codes for MHPDPGEGLLMGAAVQRVLAGAVALIAVAALTSCGSRTATAESYCAIMADGIGLYAGNPVTQMGYRIGTVTAVEPDFEDVRVSFTLSAPRPIPADVKAVIRSMSILADRSLELVGNYRDGPELVAGQCIPPDRTATPKSLSELVGSIATFAEAISPDGSTNVADTVRGLEQALHQQGTRTGEFLARLSSLLDSPDRAISDTGSIVTNLAHLTGELSSVRGTLKQVLLDAEATTGDLVVATDGVMRMTQTLPLMVTMLAELERELGEQTQRVLDTVSVPLRKASPHATALSDLLNPVPGWITTVSDRFNDQGLQLKWRPPMFRIRTQDGLLLCGIMNSRVPGSCADIAGTPYAVDVALLQYALTEASR
- a CDS encoding MlaD family protein codes for the protein MRKILRRRGVLAGVVTTAAILSSCASLSPDSLPQDNGDRHGYDVVLEFDSVLNLPDRARVVMDGVSVGVVTDVDLVDGRVDVTSRIDSGVVIPSDIHGILQQPTVLGDIFVALQRDPEADPAAPPLRPGDTVPLARTTSPPQIEDTIASLANFVASGSIQRAQNTMIGLNRVADTSDVELSRIAAQVSTNLGELAANLDSAELVLAGLSDTAAILSSKRGAFEHWFSPAGMLGFDRATQVTSRLSVMIPSIGSVYSGGFWLVPMLTTVGDAMGAVQGTKWAVEEEIPRWRKLFTGYFLPQDKYPAINITSIRGPDGRELSGDVHDVLRILGATP
- a CDS encoding MlaD family protein, yielding MISPRAALWRLALSAVLAIALGIVVINVLRQPVDGETRSYAAEFTDASGVQPDTDVRVRGVRVGKVDGVTLVRRAGQSLAEVAFTMEDRFAVVPASRLAIKFQALTGLRYLEVIDPAEIPAGDSHPEIVTSIPTTMTRPSLDITTLFNGLQPVLATLSPEQINTFTDNVTAFLAGDGQGVGPMLGSIRQLTEFVTDRQSVISTLLHNLSALSDSVGGHSKELIQLLDWANRPVTAALDVLDEFRKSDLYGPQFTSAVSRLLHNMGFQRGEDVSDALDRALTNFNDAIDGFKMVPVVWENIGPPSQTGEIVPCSRGPAQLPATMDVLLNGQRVVLCNP
- a CDS encoding MlaD family protein, whose amino-acid sequence is MVAVVAVGAVVMYVNPPGRQTVVFHTDDAAAVRPGDAVRIAGVNVGKIKDLTIEPERVRVRATVDKDAFVGDQSQIQVRMRTVVGGYYTAIVSLGDEPLGDNVIPLERVSMPYNLVRTVTDATRVADDVAAGTVRDALDNVQRGLSGEGNVETLAAIMDAGNSLTAAIDQQRGQISSILNLSDEYIHSLSNYTDELKELIRKVSIIEQTLVLYSDGFGQALAGMGDVLDALNPIGQFFAEHRDKFIEKVRNWQEIVQTWADRSGLVVRGLRRVRDKLDRVLDAQNARPDLLATDLCIPIPGKAC
- a CDS encoding MlaD family protein, whose amino-acid sequence is MKLRNLLTLTALAAIVVFALGYLGALGVRLSPPEQRTTLAMDIDNINGLVVGSNVLLRGIPVGKVTAIEPTVEAATIRFYIDGAHQVPVDSGVRVDNLSALGETYIGLFPRSGAGPMLADGDRIAAEAISTPPTISDLAVSMGHLLQQSDPEQLQRIVAEADTALGDPETVLPNLARAATLLRNEARSMDGRGQELLINAQTLLRNAGFVGPALANLAPSLDQLGPNVQGIFAGAMNLVLAGSPEALERFQAYLTRIQSFLDTRSPDIKVLAETLLPNVRSIGSALTNFDTGRLLDNMLRGVPEDGAIDLHVTLLPPE